One part of the Vitis riparia cultivar Riparia Gloire de Montpellier isolate 1030 chromosome 8, EGFV_Vit.rip_1.0, whole genome shotgun sequence genome encodes these proteins:
- the LOC117920321 gene encoding acyl-coenzyme A oxidase 4, peroxisomal isoform X2, protein MTIYSSNNADDSEKAKKGSYFGLPSLDVSVAFPQATPASIFPPCASDYYQFDDLLTPEEQALRMKVRECVEKDIAPIMTEYWEKAEFPFHVVPKLAALRIAGGTIKGYGCPGLSVTASAITTAEVSRVDASCSTFILVHSSLAMLTIALCGSEAQKQKYLPSLAQLNTIACWALTEPDYGSDASSLKTTATKVEGGWILEGQKRWIGNSTFADVLIIFARNTTTNQINGYIVKKGAPGLTATKIQNKIGLRIVQNGDIQFKKVFVPDEDRLPGVNSFQDTNKVLAVSRVMVAWQPIGISMGAYDMCHRYLKERKQFGAPLAAFQINQQKLVEMLGNIQAMTLVGWRLCKLYEKGKMTPGHASLAKAWITLKARETLALGRELLGGNGILADFLVAKAFCDLEPIYTYEGTYDINTLVTGREITGIASFKPAALNRRSRL, encoded by the exons ATGACGATTTATTCATCCAATAACGCAG ATGATTCTGAAAAGGCTAAAAAGGGTTCTTATTTTGGTTTACCATCCTTGGATGTTTCTGTCGCATTCCCCCAAGCAACTCCGGCATCCATATTTCCTCCCTGTG CTTCAGACTATTATCAGTTTGATGATCTTCTAACTCCCGAAGAGCAAGCCCTCCGGATGAAAGTGAGAGAGTGCGTGGAAAAGGATATTGCTCCGATAATGACAGAG TACTGGGAGAAGGCAGAGTTTCCATTTCATGTTGTTCCAAAGCTTGCTGCCCTGCGTATTGCTGGTGGAACAATCAAG GGTTATGGGTGCCCAGGTCTTTCCGTTACTGCAAGTGCTATTACTACTGCAGAAGTTTCCAGGGTTGATGCGAGCTGTTCTACTTTCATTTTGGTCCATTCTTCTCTGGCAATGCTTACTATTG CACTGTGCGGTTCAGAGGCACAAAAGCAGAAATATCTACCTTCTTTGGCACAATTAAACACTATAGCTTGTTGG GCCTTAACTGAGCCTGACTATGGAAGTGATGCAAGTTCTCTGAAAACAACAGCAACAAAG GTGGAAGGAGGTTGGATACTTGAAGGCCAAAAGCGTTGGATAGGCAATAGTACCTTTGCTGATGTGTTGATTATTTTTGCTAGGAATACGACCACCAATCAGATAAATGG ATACATCGTAAAGAAGGGTGCCCCTGGGCTAACTGctacaaaaatacaaaataaaattggtcTACGAATTGTTCAAAATGGAGATATTCAATTTAAGAAGGTTTTTGTCCCTGATGAGGACAGACTACCAGGTGTTAATTCTTTTCAGGATACAAACAAG GTGCTTGCTGTTTCACGTGTCATGGTTGCCTGGCAACCTATAGGCATTTCAATGGGAGCCTATGATATGTGTCACAG GTATCTAAAGGAGAGGAAACAGTTTGGAGCACCCTTGGCAGCTTTCCAGATCAACCAACAGAAACTTGTTGAAATGCTGGGTAATATTCAAGCGATGACTCTTGTTGGTTGGCGACTTTGCAAGTTGTATGAGAAGGGTaaaatgactccaggtcatgccAGCTTGGCAAAG GCATGGATCACCTTGAAGGCAAGGGAGACTCTTGCTCTTGGGCGTGAGTTACTAGGTGGCAATGGAATCTTGGCTGATTTTCTAGTTGCAAAG GCATTCTGCGATTTGGAGCCAATCTATACATATGAAGGCACCTATGACATAAACACCTTGGTGACAGGTAGGGAAATCACTGGTATTGCCAGCTTCAAGCCTGCCGCACTGAACCGACGTAGCCGCCTGTAA
- the LOC117920321 gene encoding acyl-coenzyme A oxidase 4, peroxisomal isoform X1: MTIYSSNNAGYSSNNPDDSEKAKKGSYFGLPSLDVSVAFPQATPASIFPPCASDYYQFDDLLTPEEQALRMKVRECVEKDIAPIMTEYWEKAEFPFHVVPKLAALRIAGGTIKGYGCPGLSVTASAITTAEVSRVDASCSTFILVHSSLAMLTIALCGSEAQKQKYLPSLAQLNTIACWALTEPDYGSDASSLKTTATKVEGGWILEGQKRWIGNSTFADVLIIFARNTTTNQINGYIVKKGAPGLTATKIQNKIGLRIVQNGDIQFKKVFVPDEDRLPGVNSFQDTNKVLAVSRVMVAWQPIGISMGAYDMCHRYLKERKQFGAPLAAFQINQQKLVEMLGNIQAMTLVGWRLCKLYEKGKMTPGHASLAKAWITLKARETLALGRELLGGNGILADFLVAKAFCDLEPIYTYEGTYDINTLVTGREITGIASFKPAALNRRSRL; this comes from the exons ATGACGATTTATTCATCCAATAACGCAGGTTATTCATCCAACAATCCAG ATGATTCTGAAAAGGCTAAAAAGGGTTCTTATTTTGGTTTACCATCCTTGGATGTTTCTGTCGCATTCCCCCAAGCAACTCCGGCATCCATATTTCCTCCCTGTG CTTCAGACTATTATCAGTTTGATGATCTTCTAACTCCCGAAGAGCAAGCCCTCCGGATGAAAGTGAGAGAGTGCGTGGAAAAGGATATTGCTCCGATAATGACAGAG TACTGGGAGAAGGCAGAGTTTCCATTTCATGTTGTTCCAAAGCTTGCTGCCCTGCGTATTGCTGGTGGAACAATCAAG GGTTATGGGTGCCCAGGTCTTTCCGTTACTGCAAGTGCTATTACTACTGCAGAAGTTTCCAGGGTTGATGCGAGCTGTTCTACTTTCATTTTGGTCCATTCTTCTCTGGCAATGCTTACTATTG CACTGTGCGGTTCAGAGGCACAAAAGCAGAAATATCTACCTTCTTTGGCACAATTAAACACTATAGCTTGTTGG GCCTTAACTGAGCCTGACTATGGAAGTGATGCAAGTTCTCTGAAAACAACAGCAACAAAG GTGGAAGGAGGTTGGATACTTGAAGGCCAAAAGCGTTGGATAGGCAATAGTACCTTTGCTGATGTGTTGATTATTTTTGCTAGGAATACGACCACCAATCAGATAAATGG ATACATCGTAAAGAAGGGTGCCCCTGGGCTAACTGctacaaaaatacaaaataaaattggtcTACGAATTGTTCAAAATGGAGATATTCAATTTAAGAAGGTTTTTGTCCCTGATGAGGACAGACTACCAGGTGTTAATTCTTTTCAGGATACAAACAAG GTGCTTGCTGTTTCACGTGTCATGGTTGCCTGGCAACCTATAGGCATTTCAATGGGAGCCTATGATATGTGTCACAG GTATCTAAAGGAGAGGAAACAGTTTGGAGCACCCTTGGCAGCTTTCCAGATCAACCAACAGAAACTTGTTGAAATGCTGGGTAATATTCAAGCGATGACTCTTGTTGGTTGGCGACTTTGCAAGTTGTATGAGAAGGGTaaaatgactccaggtcatgccAGCTTGGCAAAG GCATGGATCACCTTGAAGGCAAGGGAGACTCTTGCTCTTGGGCGTGAGTTACTAGGTGGCAATGGAATCTTGGCTGATTTTCTAGTTGCAAAG GCATTCTGCGATTTGGAGCCAATCTATACATATGAAGGCACCTATGACATAAACACCTTGGTGACAGGTAGGGAAATCACTGGTATTGCCAGCTTCAAGCCTGCCGCACTGAACCGACGTAGCCGCCTGTAA
- the LOC117920581 gene encoding protein RESPONSE TO ABA AND SALT 1-like, whose amino-acid sequence MAENHNSVVLFERFLQRWMVSQENYLDELVTTERNCGEYGEKEMTDLVSRVLTHYQLYYEQKSRVIERNVFVVFSPPWFTPLERTLLWIGGFKPGLAFRIVAEAVGELSEDQRRRMNELQEETRTGERLLSDALARIQETVAAPPLMELARQACRRRDGEILGSDSVTELLSSALETVVRDAELLRMSTAVKVVEILTPIQNVKFLGAVGRFHMKIRTWGLQRNREGEAND is encoded by the coding sequence ATGGCAGAGAATCATAATAGTGTGGTTCTATTTGAGAGGTTTCTTCAACGGTGGATGGTTAGTCAGGAGAACTACCTAGACGAGCTTGTAACGACGGAGCGGAATTGTGGTGAATACGGAGAGAAGGAAATGACGGATTTGGTTTCGCGAGTGCTGACGCACTATCAACTATACTATGAGCAGAAATCCAGAGTGATCGAGAGGAACGTGTTTGTGGTGTTCTCACCACCCTGGTTCACCCCTCTGGAACGGACCCTCTTGTGGATCGGCGGGTTCAAGCCCGGGTTAGCCTTCCGAATCGTGGCTGAGGCCGTGGGGGAGCTGTCAGAGGATCAGAGGAGGAGGATGAATGAGCTGCAGGAGGAGACGAGGACGGGGGAGAGGTTACTGAGCGACGCGTTGGCGAGGATTCAGGAGACCGTGGCGGCGCCGCCCCTGATGGAGCTGGCGAGGCAGGCGTGTAGGCGAAGGGACGGGGAAATTCTGGGGAGTGACTCAGTGACTGAGTTGCTGAGCTCGGCTTTGGAGACGGTGGTAAGGGATGCGGAGTTGTTGAGGATGAGTACGGCGGTGAAAGTGGTGGAGATACTCACTCCCATTCAGAACGTGAAGTTCTTGGGGGCGGTGGGTCGGTTCCATATGAAGATAAGGACTTGGGGCTTGCAAAGAAACCGAGAGGGAGAAGCCAACGACTGA